In Canis lupus baileyi chromosome 15, mCanLup2.hap1, whole genome shotgun sequence, one genomic interval encodes:
- the PRSS37 gene encoding probable inactive serine protease 37 — protein MKFIFYLGVLAGTVFSAHSVQKEDHAPYLAYLRSHFNPCVGVLIKDNWVLAPAHCYLPNLKVMLGNFRIRVRDGTEQTINPIQIIRYWNFSHTSPQDDLMLIKLAKPAKLNNKVQPLPLATNNVRPGTICLLSGLDWSQDNNGRHPDLRQNLEAPVMSDKECQKTEQGKSHRNSLCVKFVKVFSRIFGEVAVATVICKNKLQGIEVGHFMGGDVGIYTDIHKYIPWIESITKDK, from the exons ATGAAATTTATCTTCTATTTGGGTGTCCTTGCTG GGACAGTTTTCTCTGCTCACTCTGTGCAAAAAGAAGACCATGCTCCCTATCTGGCATACCTCAGATCTCACTTCAACCCCTGCGTGGGTGTTCTCATCAAAGACAACTGGGTGCTAGCCCCAGCTCACTGCTACTTACC AAACCTAAAAGTGATGCTGGGAAATTTCAGGATCAGAGTCAGAGATGGCACAGAACAGACAATTAACCCCATCCAGATTATCCGCTACTGGAACTTTAGCCATACCTCCCCACAGGATGACCTCATGCTCATTAAGCTGGCGAAACCTGCCAAACTCAACAATAAAGTCCAGCCTCTACCCCTCGCCACCAACAATGTCCGTCCAGGCACCATCTGTCTACTCTCAGGTTTGGACTGGAGCCAGGACAACAACG GTAGACATCCTGATTTAAGGCAGAACCTGGAGGCTCCTGTGATGTCTGATAAAGAGTGCCAGAAAACCGAACAAGGGAAAAGCCACAGGAACTCCTTATGTGTTAAATTTGTGAAAGTCTTCAGCCGAATTTTTGGG GAGGTGGCCGTCGCTACCGTCATCTGCAAAAACAAGCTCCAGGGGATTGAGGTTGGACACTTCATGGGAGGAGATGTTGGAATCTATACCgatattcacaaatatataccCTGGATTGAGAGTATCACTAAAGACAAATGA
- the LOC140605248 gene encoding putative inactive serine protease 58 isoform X2 — MDSPCSLLSILQGVVSYVSEDMEGFNPLLYLFYLSSSYQSCVGTLIAPQWVLTAAHCFLPDLQIIFYGSFMNLRDFTGEILRYERIFIHPNFTATSPKDDLMLIKLAIPFTFISTRHLQWPTFKNAVKDCLIHTWLENKYFIGNSNNNLQSITIQMSSNINCKKLLGEKLLEDMFCIGPTLGSQEPCQVVTAAPALCGRELQGILSWGTGCVLTGYTVVFTDLHSYVPWIKNIMSTK; from the exons ATGGACTCACCTTGCTCATTGCTGAGCATTCTCCAAG GTGTTGTTTCATATGTTAGTGAAGACATGGAAGGGTTCAATCCTCTTCTCTACTTATTTTACCTGAGCTCCAGTTATCAGTCCTGTGTGGGAACTTTGATTGCCCCTCAGTGGGTGTTGACGGCAGCACACTGCTTTTTACC AGATCTTCAGATCATCTTTTATGGCAGCTTCATGAATCTTCGAGACTTTACTGGGGAGATCCTACGTTATGAGAGGATCTTCATCCACCCAAACTTCACTGCTACCTCTCCTAAAGATGACCTCATGTTGATAAAGCTGGCTATACCTTTTACCTTCATCTCCACAAGGCATTTACAGTGGCCTACTTTCAAGAATGCAGTTAAAGATTGCTTGATTCACACTTGGTTAGAGAATAAATACTTTATTG GAAATTCAAACAATAATCTGCAAAGCATCACAATTCAAATGAGCTCTAATATAAACTGCAAAAAATTATTGGGTgaaaaactcctagaagacatGTTTTGTATAGGACCCACACTAGGAAGTCAAGAACCCTGCCAG GTGGTCACAGCTGCACCAGCCTTATGTGGCCGTGAATTACAAGGAATTTTGTCTTGGGGAACTGGATGTGTTCTAACAGGATACACTGTTGTCTTCACTGACCTACACAGCTACGTTCCGTGGATCAAGAACATTATGTCTACAAAATAA
- the LOC140605248 gene encoding putative inactive serine protease 58 isoform X1 yields MNCILLTLLMVTGVVSYVSEDMEGFNPLLYLFYLSSSYQSCVGTLIAPQWVLTAAHCFLPDLQIIFYGSFMNLRDFTGEILRYERIFIHPNFTATSPKDDLMLIKLAIPFTFISTRHLQWPTFKNAVKDCLIHTWLENKYFIGNSNNNLQSITIQMSSNINCKKLLGEKLLEDMFCIGPTLGSQEPCQVVTAAPALCGRELQGILSWGTGCVLTGYTVVFTDLHSYVPWIKNIMSTK; encoded by the exons ATGAATTGTATCCTATTAACTTTGCTGATGGTGACTG GTGTTGTTTCATATGTTAGTGAAGACATGGAAGGGTTCAATCCTCTTCTCTACTTATTTTACCTGAGCTCCAGTTATCAGTCCTGTGTGGGAACTTTGATTGCCCCTCAGTGGGTGTTGACGGCAGCACACTGCTTTTTACC AGATCTTCAGATCATCTTTTATGGCAGCTTCATGAATCTTCGAGACTTTACTGGGGAGATCCTACGTTATGAGAGGATCTTCATCCACCCAAACTTCACTGCTACCTCTCCTAAAGATGACCTCATGTTGATAAAGCTGGCTATACCTTTTACCTTCATCTCCACAAGGCATTTACAGTGGCCTACTTTCAAGAATGCAGTTAAAGATTGCTTGATTCACACTTGGTTAGAGAATAAATACTTTATTG GAAATTCAAACAATAATCTGCAAAGCATCACAATTCAAATGAGCTCTAATATAAACTGCAAAAAATTATTGGGTgaaaaactcctagaagacatGTTTTGTATAGGACCCACACTAGGAAGTCAAGAACCCTGCCAG GTGGTCACAGCTGCACCAGCCTTATGTGGCCGTGAATTACAAGGAATTTTGTCTTGGGGAACTGGATGTGTTCTAACAGGATACACTGTTGTCTTCACTGACCTACACAGCTACGTTCCGTGGATCAAGAACATTATGTCTACAAAATAA
- the LOC140605248 gene encoding putative inactive serine protease 58 isoform X3 — MNCILLTLLMVTGVVSYVSEDMEGFNPLLYLFYLSSSYQSCVGTLIAPQWVLTAAHCFLPDLQIIFYGSFMNLRDFTGEILRYERIFIHPNFTATSPKDDLMLIKLAIPFTFISTRHLQWPTFKNAVKDCLIHTWLENKYFIGNSNNNLQSITIQMSSNINCKKLLGEKLLEDMFCIGPTLGSQEPCQALV, encoded by the exons ATGAATTGTATCCTATTAACTTTGCTGATGGTGACTG GTGTTGTTTCATATGTTAGTGAAGACATGGAAGGGTTCAATCCTCTTCTCTACTTATTTTACCTGAGCTCCAGTTATCAGTCCTGTGTGGGAACTTTGATTGCCCCTCAGTGGGTGTTGACGGCAGCACACTGCTTTTTACC AGATCTTCAGATCATCTTTTATGGCAGCTTCATGAATCTTCGAGACTTTACTGGGGAGATCCTACGTTATGAGAGGATCTTCATCCACCCAAACTTCACTGCTACCTCTCCTAAAGATGACCTCATGTTGATAAAGCTGGCTATACCTTTTACCTTCATCTCCACAAGGCATTTACAGTGGCCTACTTTCAAGAATGCAGTTAAAGATTGCTTGATTCACACTTGGTTAGAGAATAAATACTTTATTG GAAATTCAAACAATAATCTGCAAAGCATCACAATTCAAATGAGCTCTAATATAAACTGCAAAAAATTATTGGGTgaaaaactcctagaagacatGTTTTGTATAGGACCCACACTAGGAAGTCAAGAACCCTGCCAG